Proteins from a single region of Methanosphaera sp.:
- a CDS encoding SNF2-related protein codes for MPKYTNFIGNADGTLTKRFNQLLGKTKCFDCLLDSFYMTGFHKIHEQLEDVDKIRIIIGSGINNEIFKPNEAYNESSNDEIHRNIRENLLNEVENSEYYVDFKDNNFKESVKLFIQWILSGKLEIRAYKTRIPSKLYIMSFDEKKSKGYVLTGSTNITSQIEDYSNLFFDLELKNSPDYSHASREFNEIWNESVDVKDDYINVISDNQWLNKEITPYKFYLKFLYEYLSDKIDAKLEDSTDNLTFPEGFKELQYQTDAVLQAKNIIEKHGGVFISDVVGLGKTYMGALLLKQLEGRSIVLAPRRLIDKSNPGGWYQVLASFNVTADVESSSTAAIKKVAKMGNLYQNVLIDESHEFRNKKSKGYKVLKELCKDKNVILVSATPFNNKEDDLQNQLNLFQDPKNSTLPGIKDLDGFFAGEKYKLNKAEKEDANIQNEVMREVNDNIRINVLEHVMVRRTREDIKKYYKSDLKKNEMKFPKINKPHKIYYEFDEKLNDIFDESLEIIANKLKFTRYSPLKVEYNPESKGRYQASQKNIVGMIKTQLIKRLESGIHAFKEINR; via the coding sequence ATGCCAAAATATACTAACTTTATTGGAAATGCAGATGGAACATTAACAAAACGTTTCAATCAACTACTTGGAAAAACAAAATGCTTTGATTGTCTGCTAGATTCATTCTATATGACAGGATTTCATAAAATACATGAACAACTAGAAGATGTAGATAAGATAAGAATTATCATAGGCTCTGGAATAAATAATGAAATATTCAAGCCAAATGAAGCATACAATGAAAGTAGCAATGATGAAATACACAGAAATATCAGAGAAAACCTACTAAATGAAGTAGAAAACTCAGAATACTACGTTGATTTTAAAGATAATAATTTTAAAGAAAGTGTAAAACTATTCATACAATGGATACTTTCTGGAAAACTTGAAATACGAGCATATAAGACAAGAATTCCATCAAAACTTTACATAATGTCATTTGATGAAAAAAAATCAAAAGGATATGTACTTACAGGATCAACAAACATAACATCACAAATTGAAGATTATTCAAACCTATTTTTTGATCTTGAATTAAAAAATTCTCCTGATTATTCCCATGCATCACGTGAATTTAATGAAATATGGAATGAATCAGTAGATGTAAAAGATGATTATATAAATGTCATATCAGATAATCAATGGTTAAATAAAGAAATTACCCCATATAAATTCTATCTTAAATTCCTCTATGAATATTTATCAGATAAAATAGATGCAAAACTAGAAGATTCAACAGACAATCTAACTTTCCCTGAAGGATTTAAAGAACTACAATACCAGACAGATGCAGTACTACAAGCAAAAAACATAATAGAAAAACACGGTGGAGTATTTATCTCAGATGTAGTGGGACTTGGAAAAACATACATGGGAGCATTATTACTAAAACAGCTAGAAGGACGAAGTATTGTACTTGCACCAAGACGTCTTATTGATAAAAGTAACCCTGGTGGATGGTATCAGGTACTTGCAAGTTTTAATGTAACAGCAGATGTGGAATCATCATCAACAGCAGCTATAAAGAAAGTTGCAAAGATGGGAAATTTATATCAAAATGTTTTAATTGATGAATCACATGAATTTAGAAATAAGAAAAGTAAAGGATATAAAGTCTTAAAAGAATTATGTAAAGATAAAAATGTAATACTTGTATCTGCAACACCATTTAACAATAAAGAAGATGATCTTCAAAATCAACTAAATTTATTCCAAGATCCTAAAAATTCAACACTTCCAGGTATAAAAGATCTTGATGGATTTTTTGCTGGAGAAAAATATAAACTAAATAAAGCAGAAAAAGAGGATGCAAACATTCAAAATGAAGTAATGCGTGAGGTAAATGATAATATACGAATTAATGTTCTTGAACATGTAATGGTAAGACGTACAAGAGAAGATATTAAAAAGTATTATAAATCAGATTTAAAGAAAAATGAGATGAAATTCCCTAAAATAAATAAGCCACATAAAATCTACTATGAATTTGATGAAAAATTAAATGACATATTTGATGAATCACTTGAAATTATAGCAAATAAACTTAAATTTACAAGATATTCACCACTTAAAGTAGAATATAATCCAGAATCAAAGGGAAGATACCAAGCTTCTCAGAAAAATATAGTAGGAATGATAAAAACTCAGCTTATTAAAAGACTTGAAAGTGGAATACATGCATTTAAAGAAATCAATAGATAG